The genomic interval AGCACTATCAGTGGGACGAACTGGAGTCCAATCCCAAGCCTCCGGGCGGTCGCGTACCGATCCACATCGGAGGACACGTGAAGGGCGCGGCCCGCCGAGCCGCACGCTACGGCGACGGTTTCTTCCCGGTCAATCCCGATGATATGCCGAGACTGCTCGAGGTGCTGAACGCAGAGTGCGCCGAGATCGGCCGCGATCCCTCCGAGATCGAACTCACGACGGGTTTCCCGGCGGGATTCGATCTGGATCAGATCAAGCGCTTTGAAGACATGGGAGTGTCGCGCCTGGTACTCGGACCACCGGCCTTCGATCCCGAAGGGGTCAAGAAGGGACTGGGCGAACTGGGCAACGCCATCGCCAAGCTGTAGAAGCCCCGTGTCCGCTTGCGGACTCTCGTGAAGCTTCGCGTTAGCGACGTGCGCCCTTTGCCACACGACGGCTCAGGGCTCTGGCTCGCGCGCGGATGCTGCGGATTTCCTTGTCCGAGAAGCACAGGACTTCCAGAAACTCCTTGTGCTTCCGGGGTGCGGCGCGTTCGAACTCTGCGTGCCAGCGCCGCATGTCTTCCTCGTTGAAACCCGAGGCCGCCAGCAGGGAAATCCAACGCTCGCGATTCATGACGCGCACGCGGCCGAGTCGACCGTGGTTCTCCAGCAGTCCGACGACCATACGCTGCTGCTCCTGGAGTCGCTGGATTTCGGAATTCAGATCGCCCAGGCGTCGCTCGAGGATCTCGACCAGGCGCGTCCCCGGGGCTTCGAGCAGATGTTTGATGTCATCCAGGGGAATCCCTGTCTCTCGATACCGGCAGATCTGTTCCAGTCGCCGGGCGTCCTCTTCGCTGTAGAGTCGATAGCCTTTTGCCGAGCGTCCCGAGGCGCGAAGCA from bacterium carries:
- a CDS encoding MerR family DNA-binding protein — its product is LRASGRSAKGYRLYSEEDARRLEQICRYRETGIPLDDIKHLLEAPGTRLVEILERRLGDLNSEIQRLQEQQRMVVGLLENHGRLGRVRVMNRERWISLLAASGFNEEDMRRWHAEFERAAPRKHKEFLEVLCFSDKEIRSIRARARALSRRVAKGARR